In one Arachis duranensis cultivar V14167 chromosome 9, aradu.V14167.gnm2.J7QH, whole genome shotgun sequence genomic region, the following are encoded:
- the LOC107465267 gene encoding LOW QUALITY PROTEIN: pre-mRNA-splicing factor 38 (The sequence of the model RefSeq protein was modified relative to this genomic sequence to represent the inferred CDS: substituted 1 base at 1 genomic stop codon) yields the protein MANRTDPAAKSIRGTNPQNLVEKILRSKIYQNTYWKEQCFGLTAETLVDKAMELDHLGGTYGGNRKPTPFMCLVMKMLQIQPEKEIVIEFIKNEDYKYVRVLGAFYLRLTGTDVDVYRYLEPLYNDYRKLRRKLADGQFTLTHVDEVIDELLTKDYSCDIALPRVKRRWNLESLGSLEPRRSALEEDFEEEEEKEDNDQPADELEDRAYEKVNPSLHVXNLLGHRDRDYDRDYDRDYDRDYERERGRGRDRDRDRDRDRDRERDRDRYRLREEKDYGREREGRERDRRDRDRDRGRRRSRSRSRSRSKDRKDYDGGDYRKRHARSSTSPRRHGDGHEDDEPKKKKEKKEKKEKKDDGTDHPDPEIAEANKLRAALGLKPLKV from the exons ATGGCAAATCGAACGGATCCAGCGGCGAAGAGCATAAGGGGGACGAACCCACAGAACCTTGTGGAGAAGATTCTCCGCTCCAAAATTTACCAGAACACCTACTGGAAGGAGCAATGTTTTGGCCTCACGGCGGAGACCCTCGTTGACAAGGCCATGGAGCTCGATCACCTCGGCGGCACCTACGGCGGCAACCGCAAGCCCACCCCCTTCATGTGCCTTGTCATGAAGATGCTCCAGATCCAGCCCGAGAAGGAAATCGTTATCGAGTTCATTAAGAACGAGGATTACAA GTATGTTAGAGTGCTTGGTGCCTTTTATTTGCGTCTTACTGGTACTGATGTTGACGTGTACCGCTATCTGGAGCCCCTTTACAATGACTACCGGAAACTAAGGCGCAAGTTAGCTGATGGAC AGTTTACATTGACACATGTTGATGAAGTTATTGATGAGCTTCTTACAAAAGATTATTCCTGTGATATTGCTTTGCCACGCGTCAAGAGAAG GTGGAATCTTGAGTCTCTTGGTTCATTAGAACCTAGACGGAGTGCACTTGAGGAAGATtttgaggaggaagaagagaaagaggataACGACCAACCTGCTGATGAGCTTGAAGATAGGGCCTATGAAAAGGTGAATCCTTCCCTTCATGTTTAAAACTTACTTGGACACAG ggATCGTGACTATGATAGAGATTATGACAGAGATTACGATAGAGATTACGAGAGAGAGCGTGGACGTGGCCGAGACAGAGACAGAGACCGAGATAGGGACAGAGATAGGGAGAGGGATAGAGACAGATATCGTCTAAGGGAAGAAAAAGATTATGGTCGTGAGAGAGAAGGTAGGGAGCGGGATAGGAGAGACAGAGATCGTGACCGTGGAAGGCGAAGGAGTCGTTCAAGAAGTCGAAGTAGGAGTAAGGATCGCAAGGACTACGATGGAGGTGACTACAGAAAGAGACATGCTCGGAGCAGCACTAGTCCTCGAAGGCATGGAGATGGACATGAGGATGATGAGCctaagaaaaagaaggagaaaaaagaaaagaaggaaaagaaggatGATGGGACTGACCACCCTGATCCTGAGATTGCAGAAGCTAACAAGCTACGTGCAGCCCTGGGTTTGAAACCTCTGAAGGTCTAA
- the LOC107465262 gene encoding uncharacterized protein LOC107465262, producing MIELYVEFEQQSGLGAVGEEVNVNELGDIEWEEDNNDSEEDFEANYEVDDENDDGDLVGNPEVQNEVNAIVSQHPFDVPSFMRTLDLEAMHALEFPEYANMGNVAAEDGEFSVGMKFGSRESLISAIKSYTISGGVDYTVYKFEPQTFYAKCKGYGAGCDWLIRASLIRKKACWEIRRYNGKHTCTVGTISQDHGKLDLDTIADAIRPLVELDPSIKVKSVIAEVQYRFNYTVSYRKAWLAKQKAVAKVFSDWEVSYQTLPIWLKAMTVKMSRSRVQIKTLPVYCDSEEVQGVRVLHRIFWSFYPCIVAFRHYKPLVQVDGMHLYRKCKGALLVAVAQDGNQNIVPIAFAIVEGETADA from the exons ATGATAGAGTTGTACGTTGAGTTTGAACAGCAGTCAGGGTTGGGCGCAGTCGGCGAGGAGGTCAATGTTAATGAGCTCGGGGATATAGAATGGGAAGAAGATAATAATGACAGTGAAGAGGATTTCGAAGCTAACTATGAAGTCGATGACGAAAATGATGATGGAGACTTGGTAGGTAATCCGGAGGTGCAAAATGAAGTGAATGCGATTGTAAGCCAGCACCCGTTTGATGTTCCGTCTTTTATGCGGACTCTAGATCTCGAAGCCATGCATGCCCTGGAATTTCCTGAGTATGCGAATATGG gcAACGTTGCGGCGGAAGATGGTGAGTTTAGTGTTGGAATGAAATTTGGTTCGAGAGAGTCGTTGATATCTGCAATCAAAAGCTACACTATCTCTGGAGGAGTTGATTACACTGTGTATAAATTTGAGCCACAGACattctatgcaaaatgcaaGGGGTATGGTGCAGGGTGCGATTGGCTTATTCGAGCTAGCTTGATTCGAAAGAAAGCTTGTTGGGAGATCAGGAGATACAATGGCAAGCACACGTGCACCGTGGGAACGATATCACAAGATCATGGCAAGTTAGACTTGGACACAATTGCAGATGCCATTAGGCCATTGGTCGAATTAGACCCCTCGATAAAGGTGAAGTCTGTTATTGCAGAAGTTCAATACAGGTTCAACTACACTGTGAGTTACCGTAAAgcttggttggcaaagcagaaAGCTGTTGCCAAGGTTTTCAGTGATTGGGAAGTTTCCTACCAGACTCTGCCAATATGGTTGAAAGCAATGACGGTGAAGATGTCAAGGTCTCGTGTTCAAATTAAAACGCTCCCCGTTTACTGTGACAGTGAGGAGGTTCAAGGTGTAAGAGTTTTGCACCGTATTTTTTGGAGCTTCTATCCGTGTATTGTAGCATTTAGACACTACAAGCCACTGGTGCAAGTTGATGGCATGCACCTGTACAGAAAATGTAAAGGTGCACTTCTGGTAGCGGTTGCACAAGATGGGAATCAAAATATTGTGCCTATTGCATTTGCGATAGTCGAGGGCGAGACGGCAGACGCATGA